In one window of Malassezia japonica chromosome 9, complete sequence DNA:
- the VPS27 gene encoding Vacuolar protein-sorting-associated protein 27 (EggNog:ENOG503NWSX; COG:T; COG:U; BUSCO:EOG09261ZXZ) yields the protein MVGFWSSRESKAFEAAVEKATSPMIPAGHEDIAQNLEVCDQVRAKSISAQEAMRVLKARLEHANPNVQILALGLVDLCIKNGGDHFFAEVASTEFMDAFATRLQHHRVSSPQVKAKMLRCLQDWRYFAQSKPDELSYISQVADRLEREGFEFPPPDPNAVAAARVFAETLTAPTWKDGFVCTKCRQEFTTFLRKHHCRNCGRVFCYQCSGKTMSLPWYGMGQDVRVCDGCFDKKKPYTVPPTQAPPKPALDPKQRAGTEDADLAKAIALSLQDAPPPKEAAPKENGRIAEGTDADDPDLAAAIAASLREMGPQEPIKEPVAATPTHWSGSAPRASVGVAGDSTAAPPASTRPAPLRPSLELEPRDVDNVLTFSQTLLQPYAPWKYKLKSEGVPRPVQNMYEKAATSRLRVVRNLDEGNRRLSELGAMHDQLSEVVRMYDRLLDGKVAKDSAEGARAPSASAYAPSAPSANAYAPSAPSANMYAPSAPSASYAPSAPAPRASYAPSAPAPHASYAPSAPVHAPHAPSAPSAPSAPSTPAPSAPSFAPSAPSAPYIPTSPAPSGPARPYEPSAQQPAPQPSAPVADSANTRYTLTDSGMHPDGRTYPSVPTEEPRMPRRDPEPATEALLIDL from the exons ATGGTGGGATTCTGGTCGTCGCGGGAGTCGAAGGCGTTCGAGGCCGCGGTCGAGAAGGCCACCTCGCCGATGATCCCGGCGGGGCACGAGGATATCGCTCAGAACTTGGAGGTGTGTGACCAGGTACGCGCAAAGAGCATTTCGGCCCAGgaggcgatgcgcgtcCTCAAGGCACGCCTGGAGCACGCCAATCCCAACGTCCAGATCTTGGCTCTGGGG CTTGTCGACCTATGCATCAAGAACGGGGGGGACCACTTTTTTGCAGAGGTTGCATCCACCGAATTCATGGACGCATTTGCCACCCGCCTGCAACACCACCGTGTGTCCTCGCCACAGGTCAAGGCAAAGATGCTGCGGTGCCTGCAGGACTGGCGCTACTTTGCGCAGTCCAAGCCGGATGAGCTGTCGTACATTTCCCAGGTCGCAGACCGCCTGGAGCGTGAGGGGTTCGAGTTTCCGCCTCCGGACCCGAacgcggtcgccgccgcgcgcgtctttGCAGAAACACtcaccgcgccgacctGGAAAGACGGGTTCGTGTGCACCAAGTGCCGCCAAGAGTTTACTACGTtcctgcgcaagcaccACTGCAGGAACTGCGGCCGTGTATTCTGCTATCAGTGCTCCGGCAAGACCATGTCCCTGCCGTGGTACGGCATGGGGCAGGACGTGCGTGTGTGCGACGGGTGCTTTGATAAGAAGAAACCGTACACGGTACCAccgacgcaggcgcccCCGAAgccggcgctcgatccCAAACAGCGCGCGGGGACGGAGGATGCGGACCTGGCCAAGGCGATTGCCCTCTCGCTCcaggacgcgccgccgcccaaggAGGCAGCGCCCAAGGAGAATGGGCGCATCGCTGAGGGAACTGATGCAGACGACCCTGATCTCGCGGCCGCCATCGCCGCGAGTCTCCGGGAAATGGGGCCCCAGGAACCAATCAAGGAGCCCGTCGCCGCAACGCCGACTCACTggagcggctcggcgccgcgcgcatcggtcggcgtcgcgggcgactCGACGGCAGCTCCGCCGGCGAGTACAcggcccgcgccgctgcgcccgtcgcTCGAACTCGAGCCACGGGACGTGGACAATGTGCTGACGTTCTCGCAGACGTTGCTCCAGCCTTATGCGCCGTGGAAGTACAAGCTCAAGTCGGAaggcgtgccgcggccggtACAGAACATGTACGAAAAGGCAGCCACGTCGAGGTTGCGTGTCGTGCGCAATCTCGACGAAGGCAATCGCAGGCTGAGCGAGCTGGGCGCGATGCACGACCAGCTCTCGGAGGTTGTGCGTATGTATGACCGCCTGTTGGACGGAAAGGTCGCCAAGGATAGCGCAGAgggagcgcgtgcgccgtcggcaagtgcgtacgcgccgtcggcccCATCGGCGAACGCATACGCTCCATCGGCTCCGTCGGCGAACATGTATGCGCCGTCGGCTCCGTCGGCCAGTTatgcgccgtcggcaccTGCGCCCCGTGCCTcgtacgcgccgtcggcaccTGCGCCCCATGCCTCGTACGCGCCATCGGCACCGGTACATGCTCCCCATGCACCGTCGGCGCCCTCGGCCCCATCGGCACCTTCTACGCCCGCCCCATCCGCTCCATCCTTTGCCCCTTCCGCCCCTTCTGCACCGTACATACCTAcctcgcctgcgccgtcgggcCCCGCTCGTCCCTACGAACcgtcggcgcagcagccggcgccgcagccttCTGCGCCGGTGGCAGACTCGGCCAATACCCGGTATACCCTTACGGACTCTGGTATGCATCCCGACGGCCGTACGTACCCCTCGGTC